The following coding sequences lie in one Lolium perenne isolate Kyuss_39 chromosome 2, Kyuss_2.0, whole genome shotgun sequence genomic window:
- the LOC127336472 gene encoding uncharacterized protein, whose product MSDGDAAGAKREAEEAAKRKRESVLSYWGAVVKDDRKLCKFDLGSLERKMFSWSVQDIFNRDLLRQQVKSIPDTFTSLHTYLDSFKCPLIEEVHADLFSSLDGYAQANYIQIVWMEKLDDEKSIFCFEVSKPSKDQKSRETYDPKEGDIIVVSLQKPRHVSDLKQNKASYVLGLVLKCEDKEDGDFPPNCCIVRFSSSIPVEVDSETKKPMEPSFVVFLINMKTFTRIWDCLHMEIGDPNRRTSTGIINLAWQYKPKVVESSSCSQISQCFARRSIDGLGIEKFNLNDSQLNAVADCASEMENYSPSIKLIWGPPGTGKTKTISTILWAMLIKGLRTLTCAPTNTAVMEVASRIVRLVGESSDGSVCFLNDIVLFGNKDRMKIDDSDDLSMVFLDSRAERLLSCYVPNTGWRHCLCALIDLLENPVTKYKLHIGYILEEMKYRDKLLRDDRLVALLSVFHKSNDHLLALHSVFRKPIHNTPEDKEEKCHKEGRYDSEAMKKAFRVLPFKDYFKGSYKKLLENLCNCIEILYSDHPRSSETGQSFQCMLEVLELSEILHTSINCYADSDDIWPDEVLEGNIKEDCNPVSWPQQVAFLRTNTCKKSKFKLARSLCVQELRYLRKNLELPDCYSTRSIQLYLLQRAKCILCTVSSSFRLYNVPMDNSISECGLVTKPENLNPLELLIVDEAAQLKECETLIPLQLPGIRQAVFIGDEYQLPALVKSKISDNAKFGRSVFERLSMLGYGKHLLNVQYRMHPKISRFPVVTFYDGKISDGPNVTTKSYEKNFLASEVFGSYSFINVEGGHETTEKHGRSLKNTIEAAAVSRIVQRLFKESVSTGIKISVGVVSPYNAQVRAINEKLGKSYNMHDGFSVKVKSVDGFQGAEEDIIIISTVRSNKAGSVGFLTNMQRTNVALTRAKHCLWIVGNGTTLSNSKSVWQKIVKDAQDRGCYFDACEDKDLSNAVNNAVIELDDAENLVKMDSLHISRPRFQNSRPKYR is encoded by the exons GTCAAGAGCATACCGGATACCTTCACGTCATTACACACTTATCTGGACTCGTTCAAATGTCCTCTGATTGAAGAAGTACATGCTGATCTCTTCTCATCATTGGACGGTTATGCTCAGGCAAACTATATACAGATAGTCTGGATGGAGAAGCTTGATGATGAGAAATCAATATTCTGTTTTGAGGTTTCTAAGCCATCAAAGGATCAGAAGTCCAGAGAGACATATGATCCCAAAGAGGGGGACATAATAGTTGTGTCCTTGCAGAAACCGCGTCATGTGTCTGATTTGAAACAAAATAAGGCATCGTATGTTTTAGGTTTAGTTCTAAAATGTGAAGACAAAGAAGATGGAGATTTCCCACCCAATTGCTGTATTGTTCGGTTTTCATCTTCTATTCCTGTTGAAGTAGATTCAGAAACAAAAAAACCTATGGAGCCATCATTTGTTGTGTTCCTCATAAATATGAAGACCTTCACCCGTATATGGGACTGCCTTCATATGGAAATAGGTGATCCGAACAGAAGGACTAGTACTGGTATCATCAATCTAGCTTGGCAGTACAAGCCAAAG GTAGTGGAAAGCTCTTCGTGCTCCCAGATATCTCAATGTTTTGCTCGTAGATCAATTGATGGTCTTGGCATCGAGAAGTTCAACTTAAATGATTCACAGCTGAATGCAGTAGCAGACTGTGCCTCAGAAATGGAGAACTACTCACCTTCCATAAAACTCATTTGGGGCCCCCCTGGGACAGGTAAAACAAAAACCATCAGCACTATCCTGTGGGCAATGCTCATCAAGGGCTTAAGGACACTTACCTGTGCACCAACCAATACTGCCGTAATGGAAGTTGCATCTCGAATTGTGAGGCTTGTTGGAGAGTCTTCAGATGGCAGCGTCTGCTTTCTGAATGACATTGTCCTGTTTGGAAACAAAGATAGGATGAAGATAGATGATAGTGATGATCTTTCCATGGTATTCCTTGACTCACGTGCAGAGCGTTTGTTATCATGTTACGTCCCAAACACTGGTTGGAGGCATTGCTTATGTGCCCTGATAGATCTTCTAGAGAATCCTGTGACCAAGTACAAGCTGCACATAGGGTATATTCTTGAGGAAATGAAATATAGGGACAAACTCCTGCGCGACGATCGTCTTGTCGCACTTCTCTCTGTGTTCCACAAGTCCAATGATCATCTTCTTGCACTTCATTCAGTGTTCCGCAAGCCAATCCACAACACGCCTGAAGACAAGGAAGAAAAGTGCCACAAGGAAGGACGGTATGACTCTGAAGCTATGAAGAAAGCATTCAGAGTACTACCATTCAAGGATTATTTTAAAGGTAGTTACAAGAAACTTTTGGAGAATTTGTGCAATTGCATTGAGATACTGTACAGTGATCATCCAAGAAGTTCAGAAACAGGACAGAGCTTTCAGTGTATGCTGGAAGTGCTTGAATTGAGTGAAATTCTCCATACTTCGATAAATTGTTATGCGGATAGTGATGATATTTGGCCAGATGAAGTTCTTGAGGGAAATATAAAAGAGGACTGTAACCCTGTTTCCTGGCCTCAGCAGGTAGCATTTCTGCGGACTAACACATGCAAGAAATCTAAGTTCAAGCTGGCCAGATCCCTGTGTGTGCAAGAACTACGATATCTTCGTAAAAACTTGGAGCTTCCAGATTGTTACAGCACGAGGTCAATTCAACTGTATTTGTTACAGCGAGCGAAATGCATTCTCTGTACAGTTTCTAGTTCTTTCAGGTTGTATAATGTGCCCATGGACAATTCTATTTCTGAATGCGGATTGGTCACGAAGCCTGAAAATTTAAATCCTCTGGAGTTGCTGATTGTCGACGAGGCTGCACAGCTCAAAGAGTGTGAGACCTTAATTCCCTTACAGCTGCCTGGTATAAGGCAGGCTGTTTTCATTGGAGATGAATATCAGTTACCTGCTCTGGTGAAAAGCAAA ATATCTGACAATGCTAAGTTCGGGCGAAGTGTCTTCGAGAGGTTAAGTATGCTGGGCTATGGTAAGCACCTTCTCAATGTGCAATACAGGATGCATCCAAAAATAAGCAGGTTTCCAGTTGTTACATTTTACGATGGGAAGATATCTGATGGTCCAAATGTGACCACTAAAAGCTACGAAAAGAACTTTTTAGCAAGCGAAGTGTTTGGGTCGTACTCATTCATAAATGTAGAGGGAGGACATGAAACAACTGAGAAGCACGGCCGTAGCCTGAAAAACACAATTGAAGCTGCTGCAGTTTCGCGGATAGTGCAGAGGTTGTTCAAAG AGTCAGTCTCTACAGGAATCAAGATCTCTGTTGGTGTTGTGTCCCCATATAATGCTCAAGTTAGAGCAATAAATGAAAAACTTGGGAAATCCTACAATATGCATGATGGTTTCTCTGTGAAAGTGAAATCTGTGGATGGTTTCCAAGGTGCAGAGGAAGATATCATTATCATATCAACAGTGAGGAGCAACAAGGCTGGTTCTGTTGGATTTCTTACAAACATGCAGAGGACCAATGTAGCTTTGACAAGGGCTAA ACACTGTTTATGGATAGTAGGAAATGGGACAACTTTGTCGAATAGCAAGTCTGTTTGGCAGAAGATAGTGAAAGATGCACAAGATCGAGGATGCTATTTTGATGCCTGTGAAGACAAAGATCTGTCGAATGCTGTAAACAACGCTGTCATTGAGCTTGACGATGCCGAGAATTTAGTGAAGATGGACTCGCTGCATATTAGCAGGCCAAGGTTTCAG AACTCAAGGCCTAAATATCGTTAG